From the genome of Bacteroidales bacterium, one region includes:
- a CDS encoding sigma 54-interacting transcriptional regulator, translating into MDQATHMTREKILYIDDNETNLLLFYEMYKEACEVFITTSKDAALEQIKSGEYKVIFVDYLMPEISGLDFIMQAKQISPDSLYNILTAHANLEVAISAINHGSVFRFIEKPWKEFEINRAIREAVALFDLKVQNKNLIKSIRQKNAELTLLKEQLEEENLYLQEEITSTTGFEDIISKDPAFKSVLKKVEQVSGTMATVLILGETGTGKELIARAIHKLSQRSNKSFIKLNCAAIPETLIESELCGHRKGAFTGAVEHKKGKFELADHGTIFLDEVEELPLLMQPKLLRVLQEGDIEKLGGD; encoded by the coding sequence ATGGATCAGGCAACCCACATGACGCGAGAGAAAATTCTGTACATCGATGACAATGAAACGAATCTGCTTTTGTTTTATGAGATGTATAAAGAGGCCTGCGAGGTATTTATTACCACTTCCAAGGATGCTGCTCTGGAACAAATCAAATCGGGTGAGTACAAAGTCATTTTTGTGGACTACCTGATGCCGGAAATCTCCGGCCTTGATTTTATTATGCAGGCAAAGCAGATCAGTCCCGACAGCCTTTACAACATCCTTACCGCACATGCCAATCTGGAGGTAGCCATCTCAGCCATTAATCACGGTTCCGTATTCAGATTCATTGAAAAACCCTGGAAGGAATTTGAGATTAACAGAGCCATCCGGGAGGCGGTTGCTCTTTTTGACCTGAAAGTGCAGAACAAGAACCTGATCAAAAGTATCAGGCAAAAGAATGCAGAGTTAACTTTATTGAAGGAACAACTGGAGGAGGAAAACCTGTACCTGCAGGAAGAAATCACTTCCACCACCGGATTCGAAGACATTATCTCCAAGGATCCCGCCTTTAAAAGCGTCTTAAAAAAGGTGGAGCAGGTATCGGGGACCATGGCGACTGTCCTGATCCTTGGCGAAACAGGCACCGGAAAAGAACTGATAGCCAGGGCAATACATAAATTAAGCCAGAGAAGCAACAAGTCCTTTATCAAACTGAACTGTGCAGCAATCCCGGAGACCCTGATTGAAAGCGAATTATGCGGTCACAGGAAAGGTGCATTTACCGGTGCTGTGGAACACAAAAAGGGAAAGTTCGAACTGGCAGATCATGGAACCATCTTTCTCGATGAAGTGGAAGAATTGCCCCTGCTGATGCAACCCAAACTTCTGCGGGTGCTGCAGGAAGGTGATATTGAAAAACTGGGGGGGGACTGA